The following proteins are encoded in a genomic region of Gossypium hirsutum isolate 1008001.06 chromosome D05, Gossypium_hirsutum_v2.1, whole genome shotgun sequence:
- the LOC121203090 gene encoding probable pectin methyltransferase QUA2 has protein sequence MLLLKSSLVVIVILALTGSFWWTLSISTSSRGHIYHSSRRLQEQLVSDLWDIGELSFGTSRMKEIEFCPGELENYIPCFNVSENLDSGFSDGNEYDRVCRQGSRQNCLVLPPMNYKIPLRWPTGRDIIWVANVKITGQEVFTSGSLTKRMMMLEEEQISFRSASLMFDGVEDYSHQIAEMIGLRNESNFIQAGIRTILDIGCGYGSFGAHLFSEQILTICIANYESSGSQVQLTLERGLPAMIGSFSSKQLPYPSLSFDLLHCARCGIDWDKKDGTFLIEVDRVLRPGGYFVWTSPLINVQSSLRNKEKQKRWNFVRDFAENLCWELMSQQDETVVWKKTSKKTCYNSRKSGSGPSICSKVQDVEFPYYRPLQNCIGGMHSRRWFPIEERATWPSRSNLNRSELALYGLHLDELNEDTANYRIIVRNYWSLLSPLIFSDHPKRPGDEDPSPPYNMLRNVLDMNARYGGLNAALLEARKSVWVMNVVPTTGPKYLPLILDRGYFGVLHDWCEAFPTYPRTYDMVHAEGLLSLESSQHWRCTMVDIFTEIDRMLRPEGWIIIRDTALLIDSARVLTRRLKWEARVIEIESNNDERLLICQKPFFKRQPS, from the exons ATGCTACTTTTGAAGTCAAGTTTAGTTGTGATTGTGATTCTTGCTCTTACCGGTTCATTTTGGTGGACACTTTCCATTTCAACATCATCCAGAGGTCATATATATCATAGTTCTAGGAGACTCCAAGAGCAGCTTGTTTCTGATTTGTGGGATATAGGGGAGCTTTCTTTTGGTACTTCAAGgatgaaagaaatagaattttgTCCTGGAGAGTTGGAGAACTATATTCCCTGCTTTAATGTTTCGGAGAATCTCGATTCGGGTTTTTCGGATGGCAATGAGTATGATCGAGTATGCAGACAAGGGTCTAGACAAAATTGTCTAGTTCTTCCACCTATGAACTATAAAATTCCTCTTAGGTGGCCAACTGGGAGAGATATCATTTGGGTTGCAAATGTTAAAATCACTGGTCAAGAGGTGTTTACTTCAGGCAGTTTAACGAAGAG GATGATGATGTTGGAAGAAGAACAGATTTCCTTCCGTTCAGCATCACTCATGTTTGATGGTGTGGAAGACTATTCCCATCAGATTGCTGAGATGATTGGACTGAGAAATGAATCTAACTTCATACAAGCTGGG ATCCGGACCATCTTGGATATAGGATGTGGATATGGCAGCTTTGGAGCACATCTCTTTTCCGAACAGATCTTAACCATTTGCATTGCGAATTATGAGTCCTCGGGCAGTCAAGTCCAACTCACTCTCGAAAGGGGCCTTCCTGCAATGATTGGTTCTTTCAGTTCAAAACAGTTACCGTATCCATCTCTTTCTTTTGATTTGCTGCATTGTGCGCGCTGTGGTATTGACTGGGATAAAAAAG ACGGTACCTTCTTGATTGAAGTTGATAGAGTTCTAAGGCCGGGCGGGTACTTTGTGTGGACTTCACCTCTTATCAATGTTCAGAGTTCTCTTCGGAACAAAGAGAAACAGAAAAGGTGGAACTTTGTTCGTGATTTTGCAGAAAACCTATGCTGGGAATTGATGTCGCAACAAGATGAAACTGTTGTGTGGAAAAAGACCAGTAAAAAAACCTGTTATAACTCCCG GAAGTCTGGTTCGGGTCCTTCTATCTGTAGCAAAGTACAAGATGTTGAATTTCCGTATTATCGACCCCTTCAGAACTGTATAGGCGGAATGCATAGCCGCCGATGGTTCCCTATTGAGGAGAGGGCAACTTGGCCTTCTAGATCTAACTTAAACCGAAGTGAACTAGCTTTATATG GTCTACATTTGGATGAACTCAATGAGGATACTGCAAACTATAGGATAATTGTTCGTAATTACTGGTCTCTTCTATCACCGCTAATATTCTCTGACCATCCGAAAAGACCTGGCGACGAGGATCCTTCTCCACCTTATAACATGCTCAGGAATGTGTTAGACATGAATGCTCGCTATGGTGGTTTAAATGCTGCATTACTGGAAGCCAGGAAGTCTGTCTGGGTAATGAATGTAGTCCCAACAACTGGACCTAAGTACCTTCCCCTGATTCTTGACCGGGGCTATTTCGGTGTATTACATGATTG GTGTGAAGCATTTCCAACATATCCTAGAACTTACGATATGGTACATGCAGAAGGACTTCTATCTCTTGAGTCTAGTCAACATTGGAGGTGCACCATGGTTGATATATTCACTGAGATAGACCGGATGCTTCGTCCCGAG GGTTGGATAATAATCCGCGATACGGCTCTGCTTATTGACTCAGCTAGAGTTCTAACTAGGCGGTTGAAATGGGAAGCCCGTGTCATAGAAATCGAAAGTAACAACGACGAGAGACTCCTTATCTGTCAGAAACCCTTTTTCAAGAGACAACCAAGCTAA